A single genomic interval of uncultured Pseudodesulfovibrio sp. harbors:
- a CDS encoding valine--tRNA ligase, translated as MARKELAKAYEPWDVEEKWENHWEENKTFTPDPDDPGDPYSIVIPPPNVTGVLHMGHALNLTIMDILCRFNRQQGKNVLWIPGMDHAGIATQNVVERQLKEEGFSRHDLGREKFIERVWNWKEEKGGHILSQIRRIGASVDWTRECFTFDDQRAKAVREVFVKLFEDGLIYKGDYLINWCNRCHTALADDEVEHEDKPGALHHIKYPLADGSGHLVIATTRPETMLADTAVFVNPEDDRFNHLIGKKVILPLVGKELPIMGDTYVDMEFGTGCLKVTPGHDFNDWELGRKYDLEVISVLTEDGMINENAPEKYQGMSVLEARKAVMADLEAEGLVVEVVDHDHSVGVCYRCKSVIEPHVSTQWFVSMKPLAEKARAAIPAQTQIFPEHWTKTYYEWLDNIRDWCISRQIWWGHRIPAWTCEECGELTVSIDDPTECSSCGSKNIIQDEDVLDTWFSSALWPFSTMGWPDETAELAKYYPTSCLVTGFDILFFWVARMMMMGLHFKQEVPFDHVYIHALVRDEKGKKMSKSTGNVIDPLDMIEKYGADALRFTLASFAAMGRDIKLSEQRIEGYKHFMNKIWNATRFAMMNLPDEIPAVALDEAEGLANKWILHRLEEVKKTIVETTTEYRFNEIAQTLYKFIWSEFCDWYLEMIKPALYGEDEAAKAATQKVLWTVLSEIMVLLHPVTPFITQEIWSVLPRPAGDDRPEDLATLPFPEAREDCANPESVKEMELFMGVVSGIRNIRTELLIEPAKKLNVLIKTASDADKAVLEANMNLIQSLARVESVTIGPDVEAPKASGAAVVQGNEISVPLEGVVDFESELARLDKNLTKLEKTMVGVSKKLANPGFVNNAPEAVVAKEKEKLAEMEEEKTKLTQLKERLESVMG; from the coding sequence ATGGCCCGGAAAGAACTCGCCAAAGCCTATGAGCCTTGGGATGTCGAGGAAAAGTGGGAAAACCACTGGGAAGAAAACAAGACGTTCACCCCTGATCCCGATGATCCGGGTGATCCGTATTCCATCGTCATTCCGCCGCCGAACGTTACCGGCGTACTGCACATGGGGCACGCACTCAACCTGACCATCATGGACATCCTGTGCCGCTTCAACCGGCAGCAGGGCAAGAACGTCCTGTGGATTCCGGGTATGGACCATGCCGGTATCGCCACCCAGAACGTGGTCGAGCGCCAGCTCAAGGAAGAAGGTTTCTCCCGCCACGACCTCGGCCGCGAGAAGTTCATCGAGCGCGTCTGGAACTGGAAAGAGGAAAAGGGCGGTCACATCCTGAGCCAGATTCGCCGTATCGGCGCATCCGTTGACTGGACCCGCGAATGTTTCACCTTTGACGATCAGCGCGCCAAGGCCGTGCGCGAAGTGTTCGTCAAACTTTTTGAAGACGGACTTATCTACAAGGGCGACTACCTCATCAACTGGTGCAACCGCTGCCACACCGCTCTGGCCGACGACGAGGTCGAACACGAGGATAAGCCCGGTGCGCTCCATCATATCAAGTATCCGCTCGCTGACGGTTCTGGCCATCTGGTGATCGCCACCACCCGTCCCGAGACCATGCTCGCTGATACCGCCGTATTCGTGAATCCCGAGGACGACCGCTTCAACCACCTGATCGGCAAGAAGGTCATCCTGCCGCTGGTCGGCAAGGAACTGCCCATCATGGGCGACACCTACGTTGACATGGAGTTCGGTACCGGTTGCCTCAAGGTCACCCCCGGCCACGACTTCAATGACTGGGAGCTGGGCCGCAAGTATGATCTGGAAGTCATTTCCGTGCTGACCGAGGACGGCATGATCAACGAGAACGCGCCTGAGAAGTATCAGGGCATGAGCGTTCTGGAAGCGCGCAAGGCCGTCATGGCGGACCTTGAAGCCGAGGGCCTTGTTGTGGAAGTGGTTGATCACGATCACTCCGTGGGTGTCTGCTACCGTTGCAAATCCGTGATCGAGCCGCATGTTTCCACCCAGTGGTTCGTGTCCATGAAGCCGCTGGCTGAAAAGGCGCGTGCCGCCATTCCGGCCCAGACCCAGATTTTCCCGGAACACTGGACCAAGACGTACTACGAGTGGCTGGACAACATCCGCGACTGGTGCATTTCCCGCCAGATCTGGTGGGGCCACCGCATCCCGGCGTGGACCTGTGAGGAGTGCGGGGAATTGACCGTCTCCATCGACGATCCCACGGAATGCTCCTCCTGCGGTTCCAAGAACATCATTCAGGACGAGGATGTCCTCGACACCTGGTTCTCCTCCGCGCTCTGGCCGTTCTCGACCATGGGCTGGCCGGATGAGACCGCGGAACTCGCAAAGTACTACCCGACCTCCTGTCTGGTCACCGGCTTCGACATCCTGTTCTTCTGGGTCGCCCGCATGATGATGATGGGACTGCACTTCAAGCAGGAAGTCCCGTTCGATCACGTCTACATCCACGCCCTTGTCCGCGACGAGAAGGGCAAGAAGATGTCCAAGTCCACGGGCAACGTCATTGATCCGCTCGACATGATCGAGAAGTACGGTGCCGACGCCCTGCGTTTCACGCTTGCCAGCTTCGCTGCCATGGGCCGCGACATCAAGCTCTCCGAGCAGCGCATCGAGGGCTACAAGCATTTCATGAACAAGATATGGAACGCCACCCGCTTCGCCATGATGAACCTGCCGGACGAAATTCCGGCTGTTGCACTGGACGAAGCCGAGGGCCTTGCCAACAAGTGGATTCTGCACCGTCTCGAAGAGGTCAAGAAGACCATCGTCGAGACCACCACGGAATACCGTTTCAATGAGATCGCCCAGACGCTGTACAAGTTCATCTGGTCCGAGTTCTGCGACTGGTATCTCGAAATGATCAAGCCCGCCCTGTACGGCGAGGACGAGGCAGCCAAGGCCGCCACCCAGAAAGTGCTCTGGACCGTACTGTCCGAGATCATGGTGCTGCTCCATCCGGTGACCCCGTTCATCACGCAGGAAATCTGGTCCGTGCTGCCGAGGCCCGCAGGCGACGATCGCCCCGAGGACCTCGCCACCCTGCCGTTCCCGGAAGCGCGCGAAGACTGCGCGAACCCGGAATCGGTCAAGGAGATGGAGCTGTTCATGGGCGTGGTGTCCGGCATCCGCAACATCCGCACCGAACTGCTCATCGAGCCTGCCAAGAAGCTCAACGTGCTCATCAAGACCGCGAGCGACGCGGACAAGGCCGTTCTTGAAGCGAACATGAACCTGATTCAGTCCCTCGCCCGCGTTGAGTCGGTGACCATCGGTCCCGATGTCGAGGCCCCCAAGGCTTCCGGCGCAGCGGTGGTGCAGGGCAACGAAATATCGGTCCCGCTGGAAGGCGTGGTGGACTTCGAGTCCGAACTCGCCCGTCTCGACAAGAACCTGACCAAGCTCGAAAAGACCATGGTCGGCGTCTCCAAAAAGCTTGCCAATCCCGGCTTCGTGAACAACGCGCCCGAGGCCGTCGTTGCCAAGGAAAAGGAAAAGCTCGCCGAGATGGAAGAAGAAAAGACCAAACTCACACAGCTCAAGGAACGCCTTGAGTCTGTCATGGGCTAG
- the cobA gene encoding uroporphyrinogen-III C-methyltransferase, with amino-acid sequence MANVFLVGAGPGDPGMLTLRAKEIIETCDIMIYDYLANADFLKWCKPECEILYVGKKGGDHTLPQDKINELIIEKARSGSRICRLKGGDPYVFGRGGEEGEELVEAGIDFEVVPGITAGVAAPAYAGIPVTHRDHTTSVCFITGHEDPTKGESGHNWEVYGKSTSTLVFYMGVGNLPMIAENLMKNGRAADTPVALVRWGTRCNQTSFVSTLENVADEAKERDWKAPSIIIVGGVCSLHDKLAWFEKKPMLGKGVVVTRAREQASGLVNILRGHGACVHEFPTISVEHLDDYNEVETAILQLARYQWVIFTSVNGVKFFWEQLGLIGLDSRILGGMQVAAIGPATADALKDRGIIPDFVPEKYVAEHVVDGLLKLGIQGSDVLIPRAKIAREVLPEELKKAGCNVTVLPVYETRLVQASGDEIVAAMDNDEIQYVTFTSSSTVENFFELVSPDTFKKYPDVKIASIGPITSDTVRRFGFTPDIEPEDYTIPGLVEELVKTDQ; translated from the coding sequence ATGGCAAACGTATTCCTCGTAGGCGCAGGTCCGGGCGATCCGGGCATGCTCACGCTTCGCGCGAAAGAGATTATCGAAACGTGCGACATAATGATTTATGACTATCTGGCCAATGCCGACTTTCTGAAGTGGTGCAAGCCGGAGTGTGAAATCCTGTATGTCGGCAAGAAGGGTGGCGATCACACCCTGCCGCAGGACAAGATCAATGAGCTTATCATTGAGAAGGCCCGCAGCGGTTCGCGCATCTGCCGGTTGAAGGGCGGCGACCCTTACGTCTTCGGACGCGGCGGCGAAGAGGGCGAGGAGCTTGTGGAAGCCGGTATCGACTTCGAAGTCGTTCCGGGCATCACCGCAGGCGTGGCCGCTCCCGCGTATGCCGGTATTCCGGTGACGCACCGCGACCACACCACGTCCGTGTGCTTCATCACCGGTCATGAGGACCCGACCAAGGGCGAATCCGGCCACAACTGGGAAGTCTACGGCAAGTCCACTTCCACGCTGGTTTTCTACATGGGCGTGGGCAACCTGCCCATGATCGCCGAGAACCTGATGAAGAACGGCCGCGCTGCCGACACTCCGGTGGCGCTCGTCCGCTGGGGCACCCGCTGCAACCAGACCTCCTTCGTCTCCACGCTGGAGAACGTCGCCGACGAAGCGAAAGAGCGCGACTGGAAGGCTCCTTCCATCATCATCGTGGGCGGTGTCTGCTCCCTGCATGACAAGCTCGCATGGTTCGAGAAAAAGCCCATGCTCGGCAAGGGCGTCGTTGTGACCCGCGCCCGCGAACAGGCAAGCGGACTGGTGAACATCCTGCGCGGCCACGGTGCGTGCGTGCATGAATTCCCCACCATTTCCGTGGAGCACCTCGACGATTACAACGAGGTCGAGACCGCGATTCTGCAACTCGCCCGGTACCAGTGGGTGATTTTCACCTCGGTCAACGGTGTGAAATTCTTCTGGGAACAACTCGGCCTGATCGGACTGGATTCCCGCATCCTCGGCGGCATGCAGGTGGCGGCCATCGGTCCTGCTACTGCGGACGCCCTGAAGGATCGCGGCATCATCCCGGATTTCGTGCCCGAGAAGTACGTTGCCGAACACGTGGTGGACGGCCTGCTCAAGCTCGGCATTCAGGGTTCCGACGTGCTCATTCCGCGTGCCAAGATCGCCCGCGAAGTGCTGCCCGAAGAACTCAAGAAGGCGGGCTGCAACGTGACCGTCCTGCCGGTGTACGAGACCCGTCTCGTTCAGGCGTCCGGCGACGAGATCGTCGCGGCCATGGACAACGACGAGATTCAGTATGTCACCTTCACCTCGTCCAGTACGGTGGAAAACTTCTTCGAGCTGGTCTCACCCGACACCTTCAAGAAGTACCCGGACGTGAAGATCGCCTCCATCGGCCCGATCACGAGCGACACGGTCAGGCGTTTCGGTTTCACCCCGGATATCGAACCCGAAGACTACACCATCCCCGGCCTTGTCGAGGAACTGGTGAAAACCGACCAGTAG
- the purN gene encoding phosphoribosylglycinamide formyltransferase, with protein sequence MSLPIAVLVSGSGSNLQSIIDRIEQGVLDAEIKLVVSNKAGAYGIERAKRHGIPYRVLLHTDYPSREAFDQEMVDAIREAGVDETGIVVMAGFMRIVTPVFLGAFENRVINIHPALLPSFAGVNGQADAADYGVKISGCTVHFVDEEMDHGPVIIQAAVPCQAGEDGDVLAPRILKLEHRVFPQAIQWIAENRLEIKDRHVELRVAGRPCAEQPKADIHPSTYALVWPPLEKGF encoded by the coding sequence ATGTCCCTGCCCATTGCCGTACTCGTCTCCGGAAGCGGGTCCAATCTGCAATCCATCATCGACCGTATCGAGCAGGGGGTGCTCGACGCCGAGATCAAGCTCGTGGTTTCCAACAAGGCCGGTGCCTACGGCATTGAGCGCGCCAAGCGTCACGGCATCCCGTACCGGGTGCTGCTGCATACCGATTATCCGTCCCGTGAGGCGTTCGATCAGGAAATGGTGGACGCCATTCGTGAAGCCGGTGTCGATGAAACCGGCATCGTGGTCATGGCGGGCTTCATGCGTATCGTCACTCCCGTCTTTCTCGGCGCATTCGAAAACCGCGTCATCAACATCCACCCCGCGCTCCTGCCCAGCTTTGCAGGCGTGAACGGACAGGCCGATGCCGCTGACTACGGTGTGAAGATTTCCGGCTGTACCGTGCATTTCGTGGATGAGGAGATGGACCACGGCCCGGTCATCATTCAGGCCGCCGTGCCCTGTCAGGCCGGTGAAGACGGCGACGTCCTCGCCCCCCGGATTCTCAAGCTTGAACACCGCGTTTTCCCGCAGGCCATCCAGTGGATTGCCGAGAATCGTCTCGAAATCAAGGACCGCCACGTCGAATTGCGCGTGGCAGGCCGGCCCTGTGCGGAACAGCCCAAGGCGGACATCCATCCGAGCACGTATGCGCTTGTCTGGCCTCCGCTTGAAAAAGGTTTTTAG
- a CDS encoding RHS repeat-associated core domain-containing protein, which produces MDMPYSYTLGRDPQGRIIGKNETVAGEPVKWTYAYDKAGRLAKCERNGWPVCDSWYDRAGRRACDSFPKSVEGDLRRYEYDMDNRLSRAGKNSYMHDDNGFRSMWNHKGKYTLYEYSPDYRLLKADQKDAGRTFTFRHDDEGRRIAKYCNGELVEAYEWLDFIRLAGYWDGRKSYEFAYEDGERTPYAMRRDDGVVAYLFHDQVGSLRVVADTSGNVIKAIQYDPFGGIIEDSNPGFAIPLGFAGGLHDRDLGFVRFGFRDYDTYTSRWTAPDPIGDAGGDSDWYGYCLDDPVNGVDPLGLRTEGDGPYFNCSVPGFSFGAGLKRVKDDTGQLGFEVSGEYGASTGLGVEGGMAYETTDASTIDQLNGQSMKAGGSVTLPLPASPSIGKERIKGNGYTGESTSGGVSAGFKSIPRPGEVHMKKEHSKVFKFPWKHQDNGEDVDLW; this is translated from the coding sequence ATGGATATGCCCTACAGCTATACATTGGGCCGCGACCCTCAGGGTCGTATTATCGGAAAAAACGAAACCGTGGCGGGCGAACCCGTCAAATGGACCTATGCCTACGACAAGGCGGGCCGCCTCGCCAAATGCGAACGCAACGGCTGGCCAGTCTGCGACAGCTGGTATGACCGCGCCGGACGCCGCGCGTGCGACAGCTTCCCCAAATCCGTGGAAGGCGACCTTCGCCGCTACGAATACGACATGGACAACCGTCTCTCGCGTGCCGGAAAAAACAGCTACATGCACGACGACAACGGCTTCCGCAGCATGTGGAACCACAAAGGCAAGTACACGCTCTACGAGTATTCGCCGGATTACCGCCTGCTCAAGGCCGACCAGAAGGACGCGGGCCGTACCTTCACCTTTCGCCATGACGACGAAGGTCGCCGCATTGCAAAATACTGCAACGGCGAACTGGTCGAAGCCTACGAATGGCTCGATTTCATCCGCCTCGCCGGATACTGGGATGGCAGAAAGTCCTACGAATTCGCCTACGAAGATGGCGAGCGCACCCCGTACGCCATGCGCCGTGATGACGGGGTCGTGGCTTACCTCTTCCACGATCAGGTGGGCAGCCTCAGAGTTGTTGCCGACACAAGCGGCAACGTGATAAAGGCTATCCAGTACGATCCGTTCGGCGGCATCATCGAGGACAGCAATCCCGGCTTTGCCATCCCTCTCGGCTTCGCAGGAGGACTGCATGACCGCGATCTGGGATTCGTCCGGTTCGGGTTCCGCGACTACGACACGTACACCAGCCGCTGGACCGCGCCCGATCCGATTGGCGACGCGGGTGGTGATTCGGACTGGTATGGATACTGCCTTGATGATCCGGTTAACGGGGTGGACCCGTTGGGGCTGAGAACTGAAGGAGACGGTCCTTATTTTAATTGCAGCGTGCCGGGGTTTTCCTTTGGAGCAGGACTCAAAAGGGTGAAGGATGACACCGGACAGCTCGGTTTTGAAGTCAGCGGCGAGTATGGAGCTTCAACAGGACTTGGAGTTGAAGGCGGAATGGCATATGAAACAACCGATGCATCTACGATTGATCAACTCAATGGGCAATCCATGAAGGCCGGAGGGAGCGTTACTCTTCCTTTGCCTGCCTCACCTTCTATAGGCAAGGAAAGAATCAAGGGGAATGGGTACACTGGCGAAAGCACTTCTGGTGGAGTCTCGGCAGGGTTTAAAAGCATACCTCGTCCGGGTGAGGTCCATATGAAGAAGGAGCATTCCAAGGTGTTCAAGTTTCCTTGGAAGCATCAGGATAATGGTGAGGATGTCGATTTGTGGTAA
- a CDS encoding aminopeptidase P family protein, translating into MNTDIFAQRRENLKRSLKKKGLEALLVSHAANRYYLSGFELHDAQCNESTGWLLVTADGEDFLFTDPRYTDAAKKVWDENNLFIYSTDKHKLVTQVMKDNGIESMGIEPRAMHLFDYDKLYSLTKIYSTDNLVENLRVIKDEDEIRRMDASIQLNHELFEYIEGQLIPGRTEEEIAWEVEKFFREHGAEELAFSTIVGVGPNAALPHSIPGKTKLRENDLILIDTGCRLQDYNSDQTRTFWVGDKPSDRFKETMALVRAAQQAAIDIIRPGLSYKDAYFAAYNVFAEAGVEHLFTHGLGHGVGLETHEPPSLSRAANGVLQENMVVTVEPGLYDPEWGGIRWEYQVLVTKDGCRTM; encoded by the coding sequence ATGAATACTGACATTTTCGCCCAGCGGCGCGAAAACCTCAAACGCTCCCTGAAAAAGAAGGGACTTGAGGCGCTGCTGGTATCGCACGCGGCCAACCGGTATTATCTCAGCGGCTTTGAACTGCACGACGCCCAATGCAACGAATCGACCGGCTGGCTGCTGGTCACGGCGGACGGCGAGGACTTCCTCTTCACCGATCCGCGTTATACGGACGCCGCAAAGAAAGTCTGGGATGAGAACAACCTGTTCATCTACTCCACTGACAAGCACAAGCTCGTCACCCAGGTCATGAAGGACAACGGCATTGAGTCCATGGGCATCGAACCCCGGGCCATGCATCTTTTCGACTATGACAAGCTCTACTCCCTGACCAAGATCTACTCTACCGACAATCTGGTGGAAAACCTGCGCGTCATCAAGGACGAGGACGAAATCCGCCGCATGGATGCATCCATCCAGCTGAATCACGAGCTGTTCGAGTACATCGAAGGCCAACTGATTCCAGGCCGCACAGAAGAAGAAATCGCGTGGGAAGTGGAAAAATTTTTCCGCGAACATGGAGCCGAGGAACTGGCCTTCTCCACCATCGTGGGGGTCGGCCCGAACGCGGCCCTGCCCCACTCCATTCCCGGCAAGACCAAGCTCCGCGAGAATGATCTCATTCTCATCGACACGGGCTGCCGGTTGCAGGACTACAACTCCGACCAGACCCGCACCTTCTGGGTGGGCGACAAGCCGTCTGACCGTTTCAAGGAGACCATGGCCCTTGTCCGCGCCGCACAGCAGGCCGCTATCGACATCATCCGTCCCGGCCTGAGCTACAAGGACGCCTATTTCGCGGCCTACAACGTGTTTGCAGAGGCTGGCGTGGAACACCTGTTCACCCATGGCCTCGGCCACGGTGTCGGCCTTGAAACCCACGAACCCCCGAGCCTGAGCCGCGCTGCAAACGGCGTGCTTCAGGAAAACATGGTAGTCACCGTGGAACCGGGCCTCTACGATCCCGAATGGGGCGGCATCCGCTGGGAATATCAGGTGCTGGTGACCAAGGACGGCTGCCGGACCATGTAA
- a CDS encoding FAD-dependent oxidoreductase, producing MKTRHLIIGAGPTGLGAAHRLRELGMDDFIVLERHGHAGGLAASFKDDAGFTWDIGGHVVFSHYDYFDDLMNSLLGDERLEHERESWVRSSGTWVPYPFQNNIRYLPREARWDCVQGLLPGNRPEEKPENFGQWINHIFGAGIARHFMNPYNFKVWATPPELMQFDWIGERVSVVDLKRTLKNIILEQDDVAWGPNNTFKFPLYGGTGEIFRRLARRIRDRIEYGQSVISIDAEKKIVTTDTGLEVEYETLLNTAPVDILASQWLTEKNDAMVDAANDLTHNSVHVSGVGLDAGEATKRNSRCWMYFPESNSPFYRVTNFHNYSPNNVARPGEQLAFMCETSFSQHKSEKVDELMDQTIDGLVNTSLLDASEVDDICTRWEIAVDYGYPVPCLKRDGALKVIQPRLEEKDIYSRGRFGGWKYEVSNMDHSVMQGVEWAERMVTGTPETTYNWD from the coding sequence GTGAAAACCAGACATCTCATCATTGGCGCAGGCCCCACCGGCCTCGGCGCGGCACATCGGCTCAGGGAACTCGGCATGGACGACTTCATCGTGCTGGAGCGGCACGGCCATGCGGGCGGTCTGGCCGCAAGTTTCAAGGACGATGCCGGGTTCACATGGGACATCGGCGGGCATGTGGTCTTTTCCCATTACGACTACTTCGACGATCTGATGAACTCCCTGCTGGGCGACGAACGCCTTGAACACGAACGCGAATCATGGGTGCGCTCATCCGGCACATGGGTCCCGTACCCGTTCCAGAACAACATCCGGTACCTGCCGCGTGAAGCACGGTGGGACTGCGTGCAGGGGCTGCTTCCGGGCAACCGCCCCGAGGAAAAGCCGGAAAACTTCGGCCAGTGGATCAACCACATTTTCGGCGCGGGCATCGCCAGACATTTCATGAATCCCTATAATTTCAAGGTATGGGCCACGCCGCCCGAGCTGATGCAGTTCGACTGGATCGGCGAACGCGTCAGCGTGGTTGACTTGAAACGCACACTCAAGAACATCATCCTCGAACAGGACGACGTGGCATGGGGACCGAACAACACCTTCAAGTTCCCGCTCTACGGAGGCACCGGCGAAATCTTCCGCCGTCTCGCCCGCCGGATCAGGGACCGCATCGAGTACGGCCAGTCCGTCATTTCCATCGACGCGGAGAAAAAGATCGTCACCACGGACACCGGGCTTGAAGTCGAATACGAGACCCTGCTCAACACCGCGCCCGTGGATATCCTCGCCTCGCAATGGCTCACGGAAAAGAACGACGCCATGGTCGACGCGGCAAACGACCTGACCCACAATTCCGTCCATGTCAGCGGCGTCGGCCTCGACGCAGGAGAAGCGACAAAACGCAACTCCCGCTGCTGGATGTATTTCCCGGAATCGAACTCCCCGTTCTACCGGGTGACGAATTTTCACAACTACTCGCCCAACAACGTGGCCCGCCCCGGCGAACAGTTGGCATTCATGTGCGAGACATCCTTTTCACAACACAAATCGGAAAAGGTTGATGAACTGATGGACCAGACCATAGACGGTCTGGTAAATACGTCCCTGCTGGATGCGTCCGAAGTGGACGACATCTGCACAAGGTGGGAGATCGCCGTGGATTACGGCTATCCCGTGCCCTGCCTGAAGCGCGACGGCGCGCTCAAGGTCATTCAGCCGAGACTGGAAGAAAAGGACATCTATTCCCGCGGCCGGTTCGGCGGCTGGAAATACGAGGTGTCCAACATGGACCACTCGGTCATGCAGGGCGTGGAATGGGCTGAACGCATGGTCACCGGCACCCCCGAAACGACCTACAATTGGGACTGA
- a CDS encoding polysaccharide deacetylase family protein: MIVKNTVSPLWALSTEALDHAAQRLAAILSKAPAGTEIFFRADDIGIPGNKCRQMMGVFCAHSVPLHMAVTPAWLGVSRWETLKSWGEGADIWCWHQHGWRHVNHQTSGKKGEFGTDRSRAAKKADIARGRAKLESIMGDDFRPVFTPPWNRFDAETGEILAELGFTAVSRSAGEQKKVSLPDSLPDIPINVDLHTRSEADPAEGMDELLREFEIGMRDGRIGVMLHHQRMNDAAVYFLDACLGIVAKTPALVQLRINLL, encoded by the coding sequence ATGATTGTCAAAAATACTGTTTCCCCGCTTTGGGCACTGTCTACCGAAGCTCTCGACCATGCCGCGCAGCGGCTTGCCGCCATTCTGTCAAAGGCCCCTGCCGGTACTGAAATATTTTTCCGGGCCGATGACATCGGTATCCCCGGCAACAAGTGCCGCCAAATGATGGGCGTATTTTGCGCCCACTCCGTCCCGCTGCACATGGCCGTGACCCCGGCATGGCTCGGCGTATCCCGGTGGGAGACGCTCAAGTCGTGGGGTGAAGGGGCTGACATCTGGTGCTGGCATCAGCATGGATGGCGGCACGTCAACCACCAGACGAGCGGCAAAAAGGGCGAGTTCGGCACGGACCGTTCCCGTGCTGCAAAGAAGGCTGATATCGCACGGGGGCGCGCCAAGCTCGAATCGATCATGGGCGACGACTTTCGTCCGGTGTTCACTCCGCCGTGGAATCGTTTCGATGCGGAGACGGGCGAAATACTCGCGGAACTCGGATTCACCGCGGTTTCCCGTTCCGCGGGGGAACAGAAAAAGGTGTCGCTCCCGGATTCCCTCCCCGACATCCCCATCAATGTGGACCTGCATACGCGAAGTGAGGCCGATCCTGCCGAGGGGATGGACGAGTTGCTGCGGGAATTCGAAATCGGTATGCGGGACGGGCGTATCGGCGTCATGCTGCACCATCAGCGCATGAACGATGCCGCGGTGTATTTCCTTGATGCCTGTCTCGGTATTGTGGCGAAAACGCCTGCACTGGTTCAGCTTCGTATCAACCTGTTATAA
- a CDS encoding FtsX-like permease family protein yields MSASDPIMDRPDERIDRLITLPFAKSLEISFKSLRVRFFRSMITISSLVLAVSFLAFVLVNLDVASGLLQQGGAKAARTLLAAGYDVNLEQGLVAMSAKERWIVILSLLVCTVGIINAQLMSVTERFSEIGVMKCLGALDSMIVRLFMLEAAMQGFVGAVAGAVLGCIFSLLAGWIRFGAQAVGYVSPADVFGSVGIAVLAGCILSLVGVLYPALLAARMAPINAIRAEH; encoded by the coding sequence ATGAGTGCATCCGATCCCATAATGGATCGCCCCGATGAACGGATCGACAGATTAATCACTTTGCCGTTCGCCAAGTCGCTTGAGATCAGTTTCAAGAGTTTGCGGGTGCGTTTTTTCCGGTCCATGATAACGATTTCCAGTTTGGTGCTGGCGGTTTCGTTTCTGGCGTTCGTGCTCGTCAACCTGGATGTCGCATCCGGGCTGTTGCAGCAGGGCGGAGCCAAGGCGGCGCGGACACTGCTGGCGGCCGGATATGACGTGAACCTTGAACAGGGGCTTGTCGCCATGTCTGCCAAGGAGCGGTGGATCGTTATCCTGTCGCTGCTCGTCTGCACGGTGGGCATCATCAACGCACAGCTCATGTCCGTGACCGAACGGTTTTCCGAGATAGGGGTCATGAAGTGCCTCGGCGCACTCGATTCCATGATCGTGCGGCTGTTCATGCTGGAAGCCGCCATGCAGGGATTTGTCGGGGCCGTCGCGGGCGCGGTGCTTGGCTGCATCTTTTCCCTGCTGGCAGGCTGGATTCGTTTCGGCGCACAGGCGGTGGGCTACGTGTCGCCTGCCGACGTATTCGGGTCGGTGGGCATCGCCGTTCTCGCGGGCTGTATCCTGAGTCTTGTCGGCGTTCTGTATCCCGCGCTACTGGCGGCGCGCATGGCTCCCATCAATGCCATTCGGGCCGAACACTGA